The following coding sequences are from one Melospiza melodia melodia isolate bMelMel2 chromosome 2, bMelMel2.pri, whole genome shotgun sequence window:
- the CD86 gene encoding T-lymphocyte activation antigen CD86, translating into MEICIFFLCAMIFLPGIAASVHPVKAFLHHTVHLSCCFPNSQEIDVKDLIIFWQKDNKVVHEVYHGQEKHENLSPEYINRTKVDMARWTLQLLNAGVEDEGHYKCIIMKKTTEQPKRVIHQSEWSLHIIANYSQPEIELHSGELKPNGYLNLTCSSSGGYPEPKEMTWLISHENITLSSPAHMNVSQDAVTKLYNVTSELNIPVPAGSPTNISCLLRLREQLGSLVSVPLNIEIKEKEMEQAKINFFGPLIAVVVVIISALLLGFVILKKNRNILSTNQSVSLAV; encoded by the exons ATGGAGATCTGCATATTCTTTCTTTGTGCTATGATATTTCTCCCAG GTATTGCTGCCAGTGTGCATCCGGTGAAGGCATTTCTCCATCACACTGTACACCTATCCTGCTGTTTTCCAAACTCTCAGGAAATTGACGTGAAGGATTTAATAATCTTTTGGCAAAAAGACAATAAAGTGGTGCATGAAGTATATCATGGCCAAGAAAAGCATGAGAACCTTAGTCCTGAATATATAAATCGCACCAAGGTGGACATGGCCAGATGGACCTTGCAGTTGTTAAATGCAGGAGTTGAAGATGAGGGACACTATAAGTGTATTATTATGAAAAAAACAACTGAACAACCAAAAAGGGTCATACACCAATCTGAGTGGTCACTGCACATCATTG CCAACTATAGTCAACCTGAGATAGAACTGCACTCTGGGGAACTAAAGCCCAACGGATACTTGAACCTCACCTGTTCTTCCAGTGGAGGTTATCCAGAGCCCAAGGAGATGACTTGGCTGATTTCACATGAGAACATAACACTCAGCAGTCCGGCTCACATGAATGTCTCACAGGATGCTGTGACAAAGCTGTACAACGTTACCAGCGAGCTGAATATCCCAGTTCCTGCAGGGAGCCCCACTAATATCAGCTGCTTACTTCGCCTTCGGGAGCAGCTGGGAAGCCTTGTCTCAGTCCCACTGAACATAG agataaaagagaaagaaatggagCAAGCAAAGATAAATTTCTTTGGCCCACTTATAGCTGTGGTTGTAGTGATCATTTCTGCACTTCTTCTGGGTTTTGTGATATTAAAGAAGAACAGAAATATCTTGTCTACCAACCAGA GTGTCAGTCTAGCAGTCTAG